In [Clostridium] cellulosi, one genomic interval encodes:
- a CDS encoding dTDP-4-dehydrorhamnose 3,5-epimerase (High confidence in function and specificity) has protein sequence MKVTKTEIEGLLIIEPEVFGDHRGWFMETWTKKKLLECGIDIDFVQDNHSYSAQKGTLRGLHFQIDPKSQTKLLRCTRGEILDVAVDLRKGSPTYKKWVSVKLSAENKKQFLIPKGFAHGFVTLTDDVEVQYKVDEYYAPECDRSIRFDDPEIGVDWGIKDPILSQKDLNAPYLKDSDVNFTYNG, from the coding sequence ATGAAGGTCACAAAGACAGAGATTGAAGGTTTGCTCATTATTGAGCCGGAGGTTTTCGGCGATCACCGCGGCTGGTTCATGGAAACATGGACAAAGAAAAAGCTGCTCGAATGCGGCATAGATATAGATTTTGTGCAGGACAACCATTCTTACAGCGCTCAGAAGGGTACCCTCCGGGGTCTGCATTTCCAAATTGACCCGAAGAGCCAGACGAAGCTTTTGCGCTGCACCCGCGGCGAGATCCTCGACGTTGCGGTCGACTTGAGGAAGGGCTCGCCGACATATAAGAAGTGGGTTTCCGTAAAGCTCAGCGCCGAAAACAAAAAGCAGTTCCTGATTCCAAAGGGATTTGCCCATGGTTTTGTCACACTGACCGATGATGTTGAGGTCCAGTACAAGGTCGACGAGTATTACGCGCCGGAATGTGACCGCAGTATCCGTTTTGACGATCCCGAAATCGGTGTAGATTGGGGTATCAAAGACCCGATCCTTTCACAGAAGGATCTTAATGCGCCGTATCTCAAAGATAGTGATGTAAATTTCACATATAACGGCTGA